Proteins encoded by one window of Prevotella nigrescens:
- a CDS encoding elongation factor G, giving the protein MRVYQTNEIKNIALLGSAGSGKTTLAESMLFGAGIIKRRGTVEAKNTVCDYFPVEQEYGYSVFSTVFHVEWNNKKLNIIDCPGSDDFVGGAITALNVTDQAVILINGQYGPEVGTQNNFRYTEKLKKPVIFLVNQLDSDKCDFDNVMNSMKEIYGSKCVQIQYPTATGAGFNSIIDVLLMKKYSWKPEGGSPIIEEIPAEEMDKAMELHKALVEAAAENDETLMEKFFETETLTEDEMREGIRKGLVARSIFPVFCVCAGKDMGVRRLMEFLGNVVPFVSEMPKVHNTRGEEVAPDPNGAESVYFFKTAVEPHIGEVSYFKVMSGSIKVGDDLTNADRGSKERIGQLFACAGSNRIPVEQLNAGDIGCTVKLKDVKTGNTLNGKGVEQHFDFIKYPNPKYMRAIEAVNSQETEKLMAALLKMRQEDPTWIIEQSKELRQTIVKGQGEFHLRTLKWRLENNEKLQTVFKEARIPYRETITKQAKAEYRHKKQSGGAGQFGEVHLIVEPYAEGMPDPTVYKFNGQEFKMNIKGKEEKTLPWGGKLVFINSVVGGAIDTRFMPAILKGIMDCMERGPLTGSYARDVRVVVYDGKMHPVDSNELSFTLAARHAFSDAFKIAGPKILEPIYDLEVYVPGDYMGDVMSDLQGRRAMIMGMDSEAGYQKLQAKIPLKELASYSISLSSLTGGRASFTTKFSSYELVPNELQQTLIAEHEAEVKDEEE; this is encoded by the coding sequence ATGAGAGTATATCAGACAAACGAAATCAAGAACATTGCATTGCTTGGCAGTGCGGGTAGCGGCAAGACTACTCTTGCCGAAAGTATGTTATTTGGCGCGGGTATTATCAAACGCCGTGGCACAGTGGAAGCTAAAAACACAGTTTGCGACTATTTTCCAGTAGAACAAGAATATGGCTACTCAGTATTTTCTACTGTTTTTCATGTTGAGTGGAACAATAAGAAGTTAAACATAATTGATTGTCCGGGAAGCGACGACTTCGTGGGCGGAGCGATAACGGCACTGAACGTTACCGACCAAGCCGTTATACTTATAAACGGACAGTACGGCCCTGAAGTAGGAACACAAAACAACTTCCGCTATACAGAGAAGTTGAAGAAACCTGTAATCTTCTTAGTCAATCAATTAGATTCCGATAAATGCGACTTCGACAACGTGATGAACAGCATGAAGGAAATCTATGGTTCAAAGTGTGTACAGATACAATATCCAACCGCAACGGGTGCAGGCTTCAACAGCATCATTGATGTCTTGCTGATGAAGAAGTACAGTTGGAAACCCGAAGGCGGTTCTCCTATCATCGAAGAGATACCTGCCGAGGAAATGGACAAGGCGATGGAGCTGCACAAAGCGTTGGTCGAGGCTGCTGCCGAGAACGACGAAACGCTGATGGAGAAGTTCTTCGAGACCGAAACGCTTACCGAAGACGAAATGCGCGAGGGCATTCGCAAGGGTCTTGTGGCACGCAGCATCTTCCCGGTGTTCTGCGTTTGTGCCGGAAAAGATATGGGTGTGCGCCGTCTGATGGAATTCTTGGGCAACGTTGTGCCTTTCGTCAGCGAGATGCCGAAGGTGCATAACACACGCGGCGAGGAAGTTGCACCCGACCCAAACGGCGCAGAATCTGTTTATTTCTTCAAGACTGCCGTTGAACCGCATATCGGTGAGGTAAGCTACTTCAAGGTAATGAGTGGCTCTATCAAGGTTGGCGACGACTTGACCAACGCAGACAGAGGCTCAAAGGAACGCATTGGCCAACTGTTTGCTTGTGCGGGTTCCAACCGTATCCCCGTCGAGCAACTCAATGCAGGCGATATAGGCTGTACGGTGAAGCTGAAAGACGTCAAGACAGGCAATACATTGAACGGTAAGGGTGTAGAGCAGCACTTCGATTTCATCAAGTATCCCAACCCGAAATATATGCGTGCCATCGAGGCGGTGAACTCTCAGGAAACCGAAAAGCTCATGGCTGCCTTGTTGAAGATGCGCCAAGAAGACCCAACGTGGATTATCGAGCAAAGCAAAGAGTTGCGCCAGACCATTGTGAAGGGACAAGGCGAGTTCCACTTGCGTACTTTGAAGTGGCGTTTGGAGAACAACGAGAAACTTCAAACCGTATTCAAGGAAGCACGCATACCTTACCGTGAAACCATTACCAAGCAGGCAAAGGCTGAATATCGCCACAAGAAGCAGAGCGGTGGCGCAGGACAGTTCGGCGAAGTGCACCTCATCGTAGAGCCATACGCAGAAGGAATGCCCGACCCAACAGTGTATAAGTTCAACGGACAGGAGTTCAAGATGAATATCAAAGGCAAAGAAGAGAAAACTTTGCCTTGGGGCGGCAAGCTCGTATTCATCAATTCTGTTGTTGGCGGAGCCATCGACACCCGCTTTATGCCAGCCATTCTGAAAGGTATCATGGACTGTATGGAGCGTGGACCATTGACCGGAAGCTACGCCCGCGACGTGCGAGTGGTTGTTTACGACGGTAAGATGCACCCAGTAGACTCTAACGAACTTTCGTTTACGCTTGCTGCGCGCCACGCATTCTCTGATGCTTTCAAGATTGCAGGACCGAAAATTCTCGAGCCAATCTACGATTTGGAAGTGTATGTGCCAGGCGATTACATGGGCGACGTAATGAGCGACTTGCAAGGACGCCGTGCTATGATAATGGGAATGGACAGCGAAGCGGGCTACCAGAAGCTGCAAGCCAAGATTCCGTTGAAGGAATTGGCAAGCTACAGCATCTCTCTGAGTTCGCTGACAGGTGGCCGTGCAAGTTTCACCACCAAGTTCTCAAGCTACGAACTCGTGCCTAACGAACTCCAGCAGACCCTCATTGCTGAACACGAAGCAGAGGTCAAGGACGAAGAAGAATAG
- the hemW gene encoding radical SAM family heme chaperone HemW gives MAGLYIHIPFCASRCIYCGFYSTLTPRAEKASAVDLYVDALCKEAATQRHYIFGEKSAPAERLETIYFGGGTPSQLHARHIEKIFRCIAENYADRMANYDDMEITLECNPDDITPEYAENLRHLPINRISMGAQTFSDERLKFLRRRHKAADVQTAIDRLHRAGIENISIDLMFGFPNETIEEWQLDIDKAIALDVEHLSAYSLMYEEGTPLYQLLQKGKVKDMDEELYRTMYDTLINCLALANYEQYEISNFAKLAHTAVSPFRSRHNSAYWANKPYLGIGASAHSYNLSTRRWNIDNLQEYIDGITNNRPIYEAENIDANTHYDDMVTTALRTKSGIDLSALSSPYKEHIAKASAPLVSQGLLAITDNHLHLTRNGIYVSDFVMSELMYV, from the coding sequence ATGGCAGGACTCTATATCCATATTCCCTTTTGTGCAAGCCGCTGCATCTATTGTGGCTTCTACTCCACCCTGACGCCACGTGCAGAGAAAGCATCAGCCGTAGACTTGTACGTAGACGCACTATGCAAGGAAGCAGCAACACAAAGGCATTACATCTTCGGAGAAAAGTCCGCCCCTGCCGAACGCCTTGAAACCATCTACTTCGGAGGAGGTACACCATCGCAGCTGCATGCCCGCCACATCGAGAAAATATTCCGCTGCATTGCCGAAAACTATGCCGACAGAATGGCAAACTACGACGATATGGAAATAACCCTTGAGTGCAACCCCGACGATATAACCCCCGAATATGCCGAAAACCTTAGGCACCTGCCCATCAATCGCATATCAATGGGCGCACAGACTTTCTCGGACGAACGTCTGAAGTTTCTCCGCCGACGCCACAAAGCTGCCGATGTGCAGACCGCCATCGACCGTCTGCACCGTGCAGGTATAGAAAACATTTCCATCGACCTTATGTTTGGCTTCCCCAACGAAACCATAGAGGAATGGCAACTCGACATCGACAAAGCCATAGCCTTAGACGTTGAACACCTTTCGGCTTACAGCCTGATGTACGAAGAGGGCACTCCGCTTTACCAACTTCTGCAAAAAGGCAAAGTGAAAGATATGGACGAGGAACTCTATCGCACGATGTACGACACGCTTATCAACTGCCTTGCCCTCGCCAACTACGAGCAATACGAAATCAGCAACTTCGCCAAGCTCGCCCATACCGCCGTTTCTCCCTTCCGTTCGCGCCACAACAGTGCCTATTGGGCAAACAAACCCTATCTCGGCATAGGCGCATCGGCACACAGTTACAATCTTTCCACACGCCGTTGGAACATAGACAACCTGCAAGAATACATCGACGGCATTACAAACAACCGCCCCATCTACGAGGCAGAAAACATCGATGCCAACACGCACTACGATGATATGGTAACAACAGCCCTGCGCACGAAAAGCGGCATCGACCTTTCCGCATTGTCATCACCTTACAAAGAGCACATTGCAAAAGCCTCTGCCCCACTCGTTTCGCAAGGTCTGCTCGCCATAACCGACAACCATCTGCACCTTACACGCAACGGAATTTACGTCAGCGATTTCGTTATGAGCGAATTAATGTACGTTTAA
- a CDS encoding FeoB-associated Cys-rich membrane protein has translation MIQYIIVGIVLALAIAYAVRMLIRTIKVTRNACGGCPGCAIREQMMRKKRHTSAQESKFFLQ, from the coding sequence ATGATACAATATATAATTGTTGGTATCGTTTTAGCACTCGCAATAGCTTATGCTGTTCGTATGCTAATCAGAACTATAAAGGTAACAAGGAATGCCTGCGGAGGCTGCCCGGGCTGTGCCATTCGGGAACAAATGATGCGCAAGAAACGACATACAAGCGCGCAAGAAAGTAAATTCTTTTTGCAATAG
- a CDS encoding YkvA family protein produces the protein MEIPDLNKYKEKFTKSGFIEKIQRIAKRAGAKLVYAALILYYSMESNKMSIKDKALIVGALGYLITPLDFVPDAIPLAGLGDDLGVLIYVLQKVWGNIDNETKQKAKNKLSQWFDEDEMKATENLFTDRVEDQPV, from the coding sequence ATGGAAATCCCTGATTTAAACAAATATAAAGAGAAGTTTACCAAAAGTGGCTTTATAGAGAAAATACAACGCATAGCGAAGCGGGCAGGAGCAAAATTGGTTTATGCTGCACTGATATTATATTACTCTATGGAGAGTAACAAGATGTCAATTAAAGATAAAGCCCTTATCGTTGGGGCATTAGGCTATTTGATAACACCGCTCGACTTTGTTCCTGACGCCATTCCGCTTGCCGGATTGGGCGACGACCTCGGAGTACTTATATACGTGTTACAAAAGGTTTGGGGCAACATAGACAACGAAACAAAACAAAAGGCAAAGAACAAACTTTCGCAATGGTTCGATGAAGATGAAATGAAGGCAACTGAAAACTTGTTTACAGACAGAGTAGAAGACCAGCCCGTATAA